One Coffea arabica cultivar ET-39 chromosome 5c, Coffea Arabica ET-39 HiFi, whole genome shotgun sequence DNA window includes the following coding sequences:
- the LOC113690528 gene encoding uncharacterized protein isoform X2: MELEFRHRDYITEEKAYSLPRLPAGTHPLSTSPETLQQVDLVHKEKEENDFFDPLRKINEKKEVSFEDFQDEEITGGPSNEASVQSSSKEWTSFKKILMQRFSASKNIPLSSISNAIMKTGKVTDKSPVDSHLEELDDPQKFTEEGLKVISQREYVLRLYELKDEIALSWSKKEHVTSLKLCIRVARLLMDTSVVQFYPTLFVLATDVMDMLGDMVWQRIRQKAEHREDGKFVSSLPDDFEANSISDDAKETCNNWFSKIGSIRELVPRIYLELAVLPCWRFLVDNPMSSLQRLAMMTRGIADPIALAYCHLYMVHRAQKLPQHDLGYLVTGINDLKFVMMRILSLQETTCIISLADRRLLLSLMEPAIEYMMRCIYKDLNQVQVRDVIVGLGLGKDKSHLFGDCSCISVILHHLLKELPTGLICANAMSILHLIECNIDFSYDQYLNYKLLGLRLCENISRVNEAMALVDKVIQVISCYDRLHEYLEVLDAYVDIVLHNQMHIYLNRILNEIFERLCAKGIDKNALSGLQSFLLKLVTHFDHLEDILSLSHFVDILDVMHGSSRNIINISILRMATRNTCIDDPTIIHFLFEVSQVDYGRDFERNLSFLVDCRGAFGDMIELKETLVHSSNLLSIKLMKESSNLFAFAKSCLTFSEVTIAAIPDHFRRFSLYLETAEVALMGGLVSHADGLIDSALCYLQDFDLVDGLRTTNDTEANLSLICKLCNLMIVVPGNVEQGFLDGPKKIFSFLDSQPWMTSKLKIKGMCALISILAAFSQNAIPLQLIPGKVIGNHELIYGDPTCSEEILSFSRAIIQKIVDIVLQEPSQATSGNLALEGCSSIASSFRVRTDILTICSRLLEIAELSLSSDDRYLVSTKNFVNTCQLCCQEDGHLQNSESMTG; this comes from the exons GTTGATTTGGTGCATaaggagaaggaagaaaatgatttttttgatccACTTAGGAAGATCAATGAGAAAAAGGAAGTTTCTTTTGAGGATTTTCAAGATGAAGAGATTACAGGAGGACCGTCCAATGAAGCTTCTGTCCAGTCTTCTTCCAAGGAATGGACTTCTTTTAAGAAAATCTTGATGCAGAGATTTTCTGCATCTAAGAATATCCCGTTATCTTCA ATTTCAAATGCAATTATGAAGACTGGAAAGG TAACTGACAAATCACCTGTGGATTCACATTTGGAAGAACTGGATGATCCTCAAAAATTTACAGAAGAAGGTCTTAAAGTTATAAGTCAGAGGGAATATGTTTTACGTTTATATGAACTCAAAGATGAGATTGCGCTTTCTTGGAGTAAAAAGGAGCATGTGACATCTTTGAAATTGTGCATCAGG GTTGCCAGACTTCTGATGGACACATCTGTTGTACAATTTTATCCAACACTATTCGTTCTAGCCACAGATGTGATGGATATGCTGGGTGATATGGTATGGCAACGAATTAGACAGAAAGCTGAGCACAGGGAAGATGGAAAATTCGTTTCTTCTTTGCCAG ATGATTTTGAAGCCAATAGTATTTCTGATGATGCTAAAGAAACTTGCAACAACTGGTTCTCCAAAATCGGTTCCATCCGTGAGCTTGTTCCGCGCAT CTATCTGGAACTGGCCGTACTGCCATGCTGGCGTTTCCTTGTTGACAATCCTATGAGTAGCCTCCAGCGCTTGGCCATGATGACAAGAGGCATTGCAGATCCAATAGCCTTGGCCTACTGCCACTTATATATGGTTCACCGAGCTCAAAAACTACCTCAACACGATTTAG GATACCTTGTCACTGGCATCAATGACTTGAAATTTGTAATGATGCGCATTCTTTCACTGCAAGAAACAACTTGCATAATCTCTCTAGCAGATAGAAGGTTGCTTTTGAGCCTCATGGAACCTGCTATTGAGTATATGATGAGATGCATATATAAGGATTTAAATCAG GTTCAAGTTCGTGATGTAATTGTGGGGCTTGGACTTGGAAAGGACAAGTCACATTTATTTGGAGACTGTTCATGCATTTCAGTTATTCTTCATCATTTACTAAAGGAGCTCCCTACTGGACTAATCTGTGCTAATGCCATGAGTATTCTTCATCTGATTGAGTGCAATATTGATTTTTCATATGATCAG TATTTGAATTACAAGTTGCTTGGACTCAGGCTGTGTGAAAACATTTCTCGAGTGAATGAGGCCATGGCTTTAGTGGATaaggtcattcag GTCATTTCTTGCTATGATAGACTACATGAATATTTGGAGGTTTTAGATGCTTATGTGGATATTGTTCTGCATAATCAAATG CACATTTATTTGAACAGAATAttgaatgaaatatttgagcgaTTATGTGCTAAAGGGATTGATAAGAATGCTCTATCAGGCTTGCAGTCTTTCCTTTTGAAGCTCGTTACTCATTTTGATCATTTGGAAGATATATTATCACTG AGCCATTTTGTTGACATCTTAGACGTGATGCACGGAAGCTCAAGGAACATCATCAACATTAGCATCCTTAGAATGGCAACAAG GAACACTTGCATTGACGATCCAACTATCATTCATTTTCTGTTTGAAGTTTCTCAG GTTGATTATGGGCGAGATTTTGAACGCAATTTGTCATTTCTGGTTGATTGCCGCGGAGCCTTTGGTGACATGATTGAACTCAAG GAGACGCTTGTTCACTCCAGCAATCTTTTATCCATTAAGCTTATGAAAGAGAGCAGTAATCTTTTCGCTTTTGCCAAATCTTGCCTAACATTTAGTGAAGTTACAATAGCTGCTATTCCTGATCACTTTAGGCGGTTCAGTCTCTATCTTGAAACAGCAGAG GTTGCTTTGATGGGTGGATTAGTTTCTCATGCAGATGGACTTATAGATTCAGCGCTCTGCTATTTGCAGGACTTTGATTTAGTGGATG GTTTGCGGACAACTAACGATACCGAAGCAAATCTTTCCCTGATATGCAAGCTATGCAATCTCATGATTGTGGTCCCAG GTAATGTTGAACAAGGATTCTTGGATGGccccaagaaaatattttctttcctCGATTCCCAACCATG GATGACCTCAAAATTAAAGATCAAGGGGATGTGCGCTCTTATTTCAATTTTAGCAGCATtttcccaaaatgcaatacCCTTGCAATTAATACCTGGGAAG GTAATAGGCAATCATGAGTTAATTTATGGTGATCCAACTTGTTCAGAAGAAATTTTGTCATTTTCTCGTGCTATTATTCAGAAAATTGTGGATATTGTCTTACAAGAGCCTTCACAG GCTACTAGTGGAAATCTTGCACTTGAAGGTTGCAGCTCCATAGCTTCATCATTTAGA GTACGCACAGACATACTCACAATCTGCTCCAGACTGTTGGAAATAGCCGAGTTAAGCCTGAGTTCTGATGATAGATATTTGGTGTCTACCAAAAACTTTGTAAATACGTGCCAACTTTGTTGTCAGGAGGATGGACATTTGCAGAATTCAGAAAGCATGACTGGTTAG
- the LOC113690528 gene encoding uncharacterized protein isoform X3, translated as MELEFRHRDYITEEKAYSLPRLPAGTHPLSTSPETLQQVDLVHKEKEENDFFDPLRKINEKKEVSFEDFQDEEITGGPSNEASVQSSSKEWTSFKKILMQRFSASKNIPLSSISNAIMKTGKVTDKSPVDSHLEELDDPQKFTEEGLKVISQREYVLRLYELKDEIALSWSKKEHVTSLKLCIRVARLLMDTSVVQFYPTLFVLATDVMDMLGDMVWQRIRQKAEHREDGKFVSSLPDDFEANSISDDAKETCNNWFSKIGSIRELVPRIYLELAVLPCWRFLVDNPMSSLQRLAMMTRGIADPIALAYCHLYMVHRAQKLPQHDLGYLVTGINDLKFVMMRILSLQETTCIISLADRRLLLSLMEPAIEYMMRCIYKDLNQVQVRDVIVGLGLGKDKSHLFGDCSCISVILHHLLKELPTGLICANAMSILHLIECNIDFSYDQYLNYKLLGLRLCENISRVNEAMALVDKVIQVISCYDRLHEYLEVLDAYVDIVLHNQMSHFVDILDVMHGSSRNIINISILRMATRNTCIDDPTIIHFLFEVSQVLHDGTDFSNIRNNENQHSARLISRFVNMVDYGRDFERNLSFLVDCRGAFGDMIELKETLVHSSNLLSIKLMKESSNLFAFAKSCLTFSEVTIAAIPDHFRRFSLYLETAEVALMGGLVSHADGLIDSALCYLQDFDLVDGLRTTNDTEANLSLICKLCNLMIVVPGNVEQGFLDGPKKIFSFLDSQPWMTSKLKIKGMCALISILAAFSQNAIPLQLIPGKVIGNHELIYGDPTCSEEILSFSRAIIQKIVDIVLQEPSQATSGNLALEGCSSIASSFRVRTDILTICSRLLEIAELSLSSDDRYLVSTKNFVNTCQLCCQEDGHLQNSESMTG; from the exons GTTGATTTGGTGCATaaggagaaggaagaaaatgatttttttgatccACTTAGGAAGATCAATGAGAAAAAGGAAGTTTCTTTTGAGGATTTTCAAGATGAAGAGATTACAGGAGGACCGTCCAATGAAGCTTCTGTCCAGTCTTCTTCCAAGGAATGGACTTCTTTTAAGAAAATCTTGATGCAGAGATTTTCTGCATCTAAGAATATCCCGTTATCTTCA ATTTCAAATGCAATTATGAAGACTGGAAAGG TAACTGACAAATCACCTGTGGATTCACATTTGGAAGAACTGGATGATCCTCAAAAATTTACAGAAGAAGGTCTTAAAGTTATAAGTCAGAGGGAATATGTTTTACGTTTATATGAACTCAAAGATGAGATTGCGCTTTCTTGGAGTAAAAAGGAGCATGTGACATCTTTGAAATTGTGCATCAGG GTTGCCAGACTTCTGATGGACACATCTGTTGTACAATTTTATCCAACACTATTCGTTCTAGCCACAGATGTGATGGATATGCTGGGTGATATGGTATGGCAACGAATTAGACAGAAAGCTGAGCACAGGGAAGATGGAAAATTCGTTTCTTCTTTGCCAG ATGATTTTGAAGCCAATAGTATTTCTGATGATGCTAAAGAAACTTGCAACAACTGGTTCTCCAAAATCGGTTCCATCCGTGAGCTTGTTCCGCGCAT CTATCTGGAACTGGCCGTACTGCCATGCTGGCGTTTCCTTGTTGACAATCCTATGAGTAGCCTCCAGCGCTTGGCCATGATGACAAGAGGCATTGCAGATCCAATAGCCTTGGCCTACTGCCACTTATATATGGTTCACCGAGCTCAAAAACTACCTCAACACGATTTAG GATACCTTGTCACTGGCATCAATGACTTGAAATTTGTAATGATGCGCATTCTTTCACTGCAAGAAACAACTTGCATAATCTCTCTAGCAGATAGAAGGTTGCTTTTGAGCCTCATGGAACCTGCTATTGAGTATATGATGAGATGCATATATAAGGATTTAAATCAG GTTCAAGTTCGTGATGTAATTGTGGGGCTTGGACTTGGAAAGGACAAGTCACATTTATTTGGAGACTGTTCATGCATTTCAGTTATTCTTCATCATTTACTAAAGGAGCTCCCTACTGGACTAATCTGTGCTAATGCCATGAGTATTCTTCATCTGATTGAGTGCAATATTGATTTTTCATATGATCAG TATTTGAATTACAAGTTGCTTGGACTCAGGCTGTGTGAAAACATTTCTCGAGTGAATGAGGCCATGGCTTTAGTGGATaaggtcattcag GTCATTTCTTGCTATGATAGACTACATGAATATTTGGAGGTTTTAGATGCTTATGTGGATATTGTTCTGCATAATCAAATG AGCCATTTTGTTGACATCTTAGACGTGATGCACGGAAGCTCAAGGAACATCATCAACATTAGCATCCTTAGAATGGCAACAAG GAACACTTGCATTGACGATCCAACTATCATTCATTTTCTGTTTGAAGTTTCTCAGGTGTTGCATGATGGGACAGACTTCTCAAACATAAGAAATAATGAAAATCAACATTCAGCACGCCTAATTTCTCGTTTTGTGAACATG GTTGATTATGGGCGAGATTTTGAACGCAATTTGTCATTTCTGGTTGATTGCCGCGGAGCCTTTGGTGACATGATTGAACTCAAG GAGACGCTTGTTCACTCCAGCAATCTTTTATCCATTAAGCTTATGAAAGAGAGCAGTAATCTTTTCGCTTTTGCCAAATCTTGCCTAACATTTAGTGAAGTTACAATAGCTGCTATTCCTGATCACTTTAGGCGGTTCAGTCTCTATCTTGAAACAGCAGAG GTTGCTTTGATGGGTGGATTAGTTTCTCATGCAGATGGACTTATAGATTCAGCGCTCTGCTATTTGCAGGACTTTGATTTAGTGGATG GTTTGCGGACAACTAACGATACCGAAGCAAATCTTTCCCTGATATGCAAGCTATGCAATCTCATGATTGTGGTCCCAG GTAATGTTGAACAAGGATTCTTGGATGGccccaagaaaatattttctttcctCGATTCCCAACCATG GATGACCTCAAAATTAAAGATCAAGGGGATGTGCGCTCTTATTTCAATTTTAGCAGCATtttcccaaaatgcaatacCCTTGCAATTAATACCTGGGAAG GTAATAGGCAATCATGAGTTAATTTATGGTGATCCAACTTGTTCAGAAGAAATTTTGTCATTTTCTCGTGCTATTATTCAGAAAATTGTGGATATTGTCTTACAAGAGCCTTCACAG GCTACTAGTGGAAATCTTGCACTTGAAGGTTGCAGCTCCATAGCTTCATCATTTAGA GTACGCACAGACATACTCACAATCTGCTCCAGACTGTTGGAAATAGCCGAGTTAAGCCTGAGTTCTGATGATAGATATTTGGTGTCTACCAAAAACTTTGTAAATACGTGCCAACTTTGTTGTCAGGAGGATGGACATTTGCAGAATTCAGAAAGCATGACTGGTTAG
- the LOC113690528 gene encoding uncharacterized protein isoform X1: MELEFRHRDYITEEKAYSLPRLPAGTHPLSTSPETLQQVDLVHKEKEENDFFDPLRKINEKKEVSFEDFQDEEITGGPSNEASVQSSSKEWTSFKKILMQRFSASKNIPLSSISNAIMKTGKVTDKSPVDSHLEELDDPQKFTEEGLKVISQREYVLRLYELKDEIALSWSKKEHVTSLKLCIRVARLLMDTSVVQFYPTLFVLATDVMDMLGDMVWQRIRQKAEHREDGKFVSSLPDDFEANSISDDAKETCNNWFSKIGSIRELVPRIYLELAVLPCWRFLVDNPMSSLQRLAMMTRGIADPIALAYCHLYMVHRAQKLPQHDLGYLVTGINDLKFVMMRILSLQETTCIISLADRRLLLSLMEPAIEYMMRCIYKDLNQVQVRDVIVGLGLGKDKSHLFGDCSCISVILHHLLKELPTGLICANAMSILHLIECNIDFSYDQYLNYKLLGLRLCENISRVNEAMALVDKVIQVISCYDRLHEYLEVLDAYVDIVLHNQMHIYLNRILNEIFERLCAKGIDKNALSGLQSFLLKLVTHFDHLEDILSLSHFVDILDVMHGSSRNIINISILRMATRNTCIDDPTIIHFLFEVSQVLHDGTDFSNIRNNENQHSARLISRFVNMVDYGRDFERNLSFLVDCRGAFGDMIELKETLVHSSNLLSIKLMKESSNLFAFAKSCLTFSEVTIAAIPDHFRRFSLYLETAEVALMGGLVSHADGLIDSALCYLQDFDLVDGLRTTNDTEANLSLICKLCNLMIVVPGNVEQGFLDGPKKIFSFLDSQPWMTSKLKIKGMCALISILAAFSQNAIPLQLIPGKVIGNHELIYGDPTCSEEILSFSRAIIQKIVDIVLQEPSQATSGNLALEGCSSIASSFRVRTDILTICSRLLEIAELSLSSDDRYLVSTKNFVNTCQLCCQEDGHLQNSESMTG, translated from the exons GTTGATTTGGTGCATaaggagaaggaagaaaatgatttttttgatccACTTAGGAAGATCAATGAGAAAAAGGAAGTTTCTTTTGAGGATTTTCAAGATGAAGAGATTACAGGAGGACCGTCCAATGAAGCTTCTGTCCAGTCTTCTTCCAAGGAATGGACTTCTTTTAAGAAAATCTTGATGCAGAGATTTTCTGCATCTAAGAATATCCCGTTATCTTCA ATTTCAAATGCAATTATGAAGACTGGAAAGG TAACTGACAAATCACCTGTGGATTCACATTTGGAAGAACTGGATGATCCTCAAAAATTTACAGAAGAAGGTCTTAAAGTTATAAGTCAGAGGGAATATGTTTTACGTTTATATGAACTCAAAGATGAGATTGCGCTTTCTTGGAGTAAAAAGGAGCATGTGACATCTTTGAAATTGTGCATCAGG GTTGCCAGACTTCTGATGGACACATCTGTTGTACAATTTTATCCAACACTATTCGTTCTAGCCACAGATGTGATGGATATGCTGGGTGATATGGTATGGCAACGAATTAGACAGAAAGCTGAGCACAGGGAAGATGGAAAATTCGTTTCTTCTTTGCCAG ATGATTTTGAAGCCAATAGTATTTCTGATGATGCTAAAGAAACTTGCAACAACTGGTTCTCCAAAATCGGTTCCATCCGTGAGCTTGTTCCGCGCAT CTATCTGGAACTGGCCGTACTGCCATGCTGGCGTTTCCTTGTTGACAATCCTATGAGTAGCCTCCAGCGCTTGGCCATGATGACAAGAGGCATTGCAGATCCAATAGCCTTGGCCTACTGCCACTTATATATGGTTCACCGAGCTCAAAAACTACCTCAACACGATTTAG GATACCTTGTCACTGGCATCAATGACTTGAAATTTGTAATGATGCGCATTCTTTCACTGCAAGAAACAACTTGCATAATCTCTCTAGCAGATAGAAGGTTGCTTTTGAGCCTCATGGAACCTGCTATTGAGTATATGATGAGATGCATATATAAGGATTTAAATCAG GTTCAAGTTCGTGATGTAATTGTGGGGCTTGGACTTGGAAAGGACAAGTCACATTTATTTGGAGACTGTTCATGCATTTCAGTTATTCTTCATCATTTACTAAAGGAGCTCCCTACTGGACTAATCTGTGCTAATGCCATGAGTATTCTTCATCTGATTGAGTGCAATATTGATTTTTCATATGATCAG TATTTGAATTACAAGTTGCTTGGACTCAGGCTGTGTGAAAACATTTCTCGAGTGAATGAGGCCATGGCTTTAGTGGATaaggtcattcag GTCATTTCTTGCTATGATAGACTACATGAATATTTGGAGGTTTTAGATGCTTATGTGGATATTGTTCTGCATAATCAAATG CACATTTATTTGAACAGAATAttgaatgaaatatttgagcgaTTATGTGCTAAAGGGATTGATAAGAATGCTCTATCAGGCTTGCAGTCTTTCCTTTTGAAGCTCGTTACTCATTTTGATCATTTGGAAGATATATTATCACTG AGCCATTTTGTTGACATCTTAGACGTGATGCACGGAAGCTCAAGGAACATCATCAACATTAGCATCCTTAGAATGGCAACAAG GAACACTTGCATTGACGATCCAACTATCATTCATTTTCTGTTTGAAGTTTCTCAGGTGTTGCATGATGGGACAGACTTCTCAAACATAAGAAATAATGAAAATCAACATTCAGCACGCCTAATTTCTCGTTTTGTGAACATG GTTGATTATGGGCGAGATTTTGAACGCAATTTGTCATTTCTGGTTGATTGCCGCGGAGCCTTTGGTGACATGATTGAACTCAAG GAGACGCTTGTTCACTCCAGCAATCTTTTATCCATTAAGCTTATGAAAGAGAGCAGTAATCTTTTCGCTTTTGCCAAATCTTGCCTAACATTTAGTGAAGTTACAATAGCTGCTATTCCTGATCACTTTAGGCGGTTCAGTCTCTATCTTGAAACAGCAGAG GTTGCTTTGATGGGTGGATTAGTTTCTCATGCAGATGGACTTATAGATTCAGCGCTCTGCTATTTGCAGGACTTTGATTTAGTGGATG GTTTGCGGACAACTAACGATACCGAAGCAAATCTTTCCCTGATATGCAAGCTATGCAATCTCATGATTGTGGTCCCAG GTAATGTTGAACAAGGATTCTTGGATGGccccaagaaaatattttctttcctCGATTCCCAACCATG GATGACCTCAAAATTAAAGATCAAGGGGATGTGCGCTCTTATTTCAATTTTAGCAGCATtttcccaaaatgcaatacCCTTGCAATTAATACCTGGGAAG GTAATAGGCAATCATGAGTTAATTTATGGTGATCCAACTTGTTCAGAAGAAATTTTGTCATTTTCTCGTGCTATTATTCAGAAAATTGTGGATATTGTCTTACAAGAGCCTTCACAG GCTACTAGTGGAAATCTTGCACTTGAAGGTTGCAGCTCCATAGCTTCATCATTTAGA GTACGCACAGACATACTCACAATCTGCTCCAGACTGTTGGAAATAGCCGAGTTAAGCCTGAGTTCTGATGATAGATATTTGGTGTCTACCAAAAACTTTGTAAATACGTGCCAACTTTGTTGTCAGGAGGATGGACATTTGCAGAATTCAGAAAGCATGACTGGTTAG
- the LOC113690528 gene encoding uncharacterized protein isoform X4, producing the protein MQRFSASKNIPLSSISNAIMKTGKVTDKSPVDSHLEELDDPQKFTEEGLKVISQREYVLRLYELKDEIALSWSKKEHVTSLKLCIRVARLLMDTSVVQFYPTLFVLATDVMDMLGDMVWQRIRQKAEHREDGKFVSSLPDDFEANSISDDAKETCNNWFSKIGSIRELVPRIYLELAVLPCWRFLVDNPMSSLQRLAMMTRGIADPIALAYCHLYMVHRAQKLPQHDLGYLVTGINDLKFVMMRILSLQETTCIISLADRRLLLSLMEPAIEYMMRCIYKDLNQVQVRDVIVGLGLGKDKSHLFGDCSCISVILHHLLKELPTGLICANAMSILHLIECNIDFSYDQYLNYKLLGLRLCENISRVNEAMALVDKVIQVISCYDRLHEYLEVLDAYVDIVLHNQMHIYLNRILNEIFERLCAKGIDKNALSGLQSFLLKLVTHFDHLEDILSLSHFVDILDVMHGSSRNIINISILRMATRNTCIDDPTIIHFLFEVSQVLHDGTDFSNIRNNENQHSARLISRFVNMVDYGRDFERNLSFLVDCRGAFGDMIELKETLVHSSNLLSIKLMKESSNLFAFAKSCLTFSEVTIAAIPDHFRRFSLYLETAEVALMGGLVSHADGLIDSALCYLQDFDLVDGLRTTNDTEANLSLICKLCNLMIVVPGNVEQGFLDGPKKIFSFLDSQPWMTSKLKIKGMCALISILAAFSQNAIPLQLIPGKVIGNHELIYGDPTCSEEILSFSRAIIQKIVDIVLQEPSQATSGNLALEGCSSIASSFRVRTDILTICSRLLEIAELSLSSDDRYLVSTKNFVNTCQLCCQEDGHLQNSESMTG; encoded by the exons ATGCAGAGATTTTCTGCATCTAAGAATATCCCGTTATCTTCA ATTTCAAATGCAATTATGAAGACTGGAAAGG TAACTGACAAATCACCTGTGGATTCACATTTGGAAGAACTGGATGATCCTCAAAAATTTACAGAAGAAGGTCTTAAAGTTATAAGTCAGAGGGAATATGTTTTACGTTTATATGAACTCAAAGATGAGATTGCGCTTTCTTGGAGTAAAAAGGAGCATGTGACATCTTTGAAATTGTGCATCAGG GTTGCCAGACTTCTGATGGACACATCTGTTGTACAATTTTATCCAACACTATTCGTTCTAGCCACAGATGTGATGGATATGCTGGGTGATATGGTATGGCAACGAATTAGACAGAAAGCTGAGCACAGGGAAGATGGAAAATTCGTTTCTTCTTTGCCAG ATGATTTTGAAGCCAATAGTATTTCTGATGATGCTAAAGAAACTTGCAACAACTGGTTCTCCAAAATCGGTTCCATCCGTGAGCTTGTTCCGCGCAT CTATCTGGAACTGGCCGTACTGCCATGCTGGCGTTTCCTTGTTGACAATCCTATGAGTAGCCTCCAGCGCTTGGCCATGATGACAAGAGGCATTGCAGATCCAATAGCCTTGGCCTACTGCCACTTATATATGGTTCACCGAGCTCAAAAACTACCTCAACACGATTTAG GATACCTTGTCACTGGCATCAATGACTTGAAATTTGTAATGATGCGCATTCTTTCACTGCAAGAAACAACTTGCATAATCTCTCTAGCAGATAGAAGGTTGCTTTTGAGCCTCATGGAACCTGCTATTGAGTATATGATGAGATGCATATATAAGGATTTAAATCAG GTTCAAGTTCGTGATGTAATTGTGGGGCTTGGACTTGGAAAGGACAAGTCACATTTATTTGGAGACTGTTCATGCATTTCAGTTATTCTTCATCATTTACTAAAGGAGCTCCCTACTGGACTAATCTGTGCTAATGCCATGAGTATTCTTCATCTGATTGAGTGCAATATTGATTTTTCATATGATCAG TATTTGAATTACAAGTTGCTTGGACTCAGGCTGTGTGAAAACATTTCTCGAGTGAATGAGGCCATGGCTTTAGTGGATaaggtcattcag GTCATTTCTTGCTATGATAGACTACATGAATATTTGGAGGTTTTAGATGCTTATGTGGATATTGTTCTGCATAATCAAATG CACATTTATTTGAACAGAATAttgaatgaaatatttgagcgaTTATGTGCTAAAGGGATTGATAAGAATGCTCTATCAGGCTTGCAGTCTTTCCTTTTGAAGCTCGTTACTCATTTTGATCATTTGGAAGATATATTATCACTG AGCCATTTTGTTGACATCTTAGACGTGATGCACGGAAGCTCAAGGAACATCATCAACATTAGCATCCTTAGAATGGCAACAAG GAACACTTGCATTGACGATCCAACTATCATTCATTTTCTGTTTGAAGTTTCTCAGGTGTTGCATGATGGGACAGACTTCTCAAACATAAGAAATAATGAAAATCAACATTCAGCACGCCTAATTTCTCGTTTTGTGAACATG GTTGATTATGGGCGAGATTTTGAACGCAATTTGTCATTTCTGGTTGATTGCCGCGGAGCCTTTGGTGACATGATTGAACTCAAG GAGACGCTTGTTCACTCCAGCAATCTTTTATCCATTAAGCTTATGAAAGAGAGCAGTAATCTTTTCGCTTTTGCCAAATCTTGCCTAACATTTAGTGAAGTTACAATAGCTGCTATTCCTGATCACTTTAGGCGGTTCAGTCTCTATCTTGAAACAGCAGAG GTTGCTTTGATGGGTGGATTAGTTTCTCATGCAGATGGACTTATAGATTCAGCGCTCTGCTATTTGCAGGACTTTGATTTAGTGGATG GTTTGCGGACAACTAACGATACCGAAGCAAATCTTTCCCTGATATGCAAGCTATGCAATCTCATGATTGTGGTCCCAG GTAATGTTGAACAAGGATTCTTGGATGGccccaagaaaatattttctttcctCGATTCCCAACCATG GATGACCTCAAAATTAAAGATCAAGGGGATGTGCGCTCTTATTTCAATTTTAGCAGCATtttcccaaaatgcaatacCCTTGCAATTAATACCTGGGAAG GTAATAGGCAATCATGAGTTAATTTATGGTGATCCAACTTGTTCAGAAGAAATTTTGTCATTTTCTCGTGCTATTATTCAGAAAATTGTGGATATTGTCTTACAAGAGCCTTCACAG GCTACTAGTGGAAATCTTGCACTTGAAGGTTGCAGCTCCATAGCTTCATCATTTAGA GTACGCACAGACATACTCACAATCTGCTCCAGACTGTTGGAAATAGCCGAGTTAAGCCTGAGTTCTGATGATAGATATTTGGTGTCTACCAAAAACTTTGTAAATACGTGCCAACTTTGTTGTCAGGAGGATGGACATTTGCAGAATTCAGAAAGCATGACTGGTTAG